One region of Limnospira fusiformis SAG 85.79 genomic DNA includes:
- the pcrA gene encoding DNA helicase PcrA: MESVDFLTSLNSSQRQAVEHFCGPMLVVAGAGSGKTRALTYRVANLIDNHKVNPENILAVTFTNKAAREIKNRIESIFAQQQAQKQYQKPLSALEPATQTQLRSQIYRKLTKHLWMGTFHSLCARILRYDINKYQDEKGRQWKPNFSIFDESDALALVKQIVTKTLNLDDKKFDPRKTRYKISNAKNLGLSPQQYLQENPDYQGRVTSEVYSLYQDALAANNALDFDDLILVPVALFRQNEQVLAYWHQKFCHILVDEYQDTNRTQYDLIRLLTTNGEAPPSFHNWQNRSIFVVGDVDQSIYSFRMADYRIMLEFQQDFGDGLPDDDSRTLIKLEENYRSRENILEVANHLIQNNTTRIDKILRPTRSPGVPVCCHKADDEMAEANFVVDNIRTIINQNPEIGFGSFAILYRTNAQSRPFEDVLLRENIRYNIVGGLKFYDRREIKDAISYLRVIANPADSVSLQRVINVPRRGIGRTTIDGLNNAAQQLGVPLWEIISDQDSVNTISGRAAKSVNRFAQMIQSWRARLETTTALEILDGILEDSGYSQDLKQQGTDEADNRLDNLRELCNAVSQFQEEQEDTSLQAFLASASLSSDLDNLQEGEEAVSLMTLHSAKGLEFPIVFLVGLEEGLFPNFRSINDPLSLEEERRLCYVGITRAQEQLFITHARERRLWGYREPCVPSMFLGELPPDLVQGYKPLTRRQAAKTTTKNKKAKGTTKKSPQEWNVGDRVLHRSFGVGQITHIFGDKQGKLSIAVKFQGSSPKILNPSVVPLESLD, encoded by the coding sequence ATGGAATCCGTAGACTTCCTAACTTCCCTCAACTCATCCCAACGCCAAGCCGTCGAACACTTCTGCGGTCCAATGTTAGTAGTTGCTGGCGCAGGTTCCGGTAAAACTCGCGCCCTCACCTATCGGGTAGCCAACCTGATCGACAATCATAAAGTCAACCCCGAAAATATCCTAGCCGTCACCTTCACCAACAAAGCCGCTAGAGAAATCAAAAACCGGATCGAGTCAATTTTTGCCCAACAGCAAGCCCAAAAACAATACCAGAAACCCCTATCAGCCTTAGAACCCGCTACCCAAACTCAACTGCGATCGCAAATTTACCGGAAACTCACCAAACATCTATGGATGGGAACCTTCCATAGCCTCTGTGCGCGGATTCTTCGCTACGATATCAACAAATACCAAGATGAAAAGGGCCGTCAGTGGAAACCTAACTTCTCAATTTTTGATGAGTCAGACGCACTAGCCCTAGTTAAGCAAATCGTCACCAAAACCCTCAACCTAGACGACAAAAAATTCGACCCCCGCAAAACTCGCTATAAAATCAGTAACGCCAAAAACCTGGGATTGTCTCCCCAACAATACCTACAGGAGAACCCCGACTATCAGGGGCGAGTAACTTCGGAAGTCTATAGTTTATATCAAGATGCCCTCGCAGCTAATAACGCCCTAGACTTTGACGACCTAATTCTCGTCCCCGTCGCCTTATTTCGCCAAAACGAACAAGTTTTAGCCTACTGGCATCAAAAATTTTGCCATATTCTAGTTGACGAATATCAAGACACTAACCGCACCCAGTATGACCTGATTCGCCTATTAACAACCAATGGAGAAGCACCGCCATCTTTTCACAATTGGCAGAATCGGTCTATTTTTGTGGTGGGGGATGTAGATCAGTCTATTTATTCCTTCCGAATGGCAGACTATCGGATTATGCTGGAATTTCAACAAGATTTTGGCGATGGTTTACCGGATGATGACAGCCGCACGTTAATTAAACTAGAAGAAAACTACCGATCGCGAGAAAACATCCTAGAAGTAGCCAACCATCTCATTCAAAATAACACCACCCGCATTGACAAAATTCTGCGCCCTACGCGATCGCCTGGTGTTCCGGTCTGCTGTCATAAAGCCGATGACGAAATGGCAGAGGCTAACTTTGTAGTTGATAATATCAGAACCATTATCAACCAAAACCCCGAAATCGGCTTCGGTAGTTTTGCCATTCTCTATCGCACCAACGCCCAATCTCGACCCTTTGAGGATGTATTACTGCGTGAAAATATACGTTATAACATTGTCGGCGGGCTAAAGTTCTACGATCGCCGAGAAATTAAAGATGCCATATCTTATCTTCGCGTTATTGCGAACCCCGCTGATAGCGTCAGTTTGCAAAGGGTGATTAATGTACCTCGGCGCGGTATTGGTCGCACTACCATAGACGGCTTAAATAATGCCGCCCAACAGTTAGGGGTTCCCCTCTGGGAAATTATTAGTGATCAAGACTCCGTTAATACTATTAGCGGACGCGCCGCCAAATCTGTTAATCGCTTCGCCCAAATGATTCAATCTTGGCGCGCGCGCCTAGAAACTACCACCGCCCTCGAAATTTTAGATGGCATTCTGGAAGACTCTGGCTATTCCCAAGACCTCAAACAACAAGGCACTGATGAAGCAGATAACCGCCTAGATAACTTGCGGGAACTCTGTAACGCCGTTTCCCAATTTCAGGAAGAACAGGAAGATACCAGTTTACAGGCTTTTTTAGCCAGTGCATCCCTATCCTCAGATTTAGATAATCTTCAGGAAGGAGAAGAAGCCGTTTCTCTGATGACCCTACACTCCGCTAAGGGGTTAGAATTTCCCATTGTCTTCCTAGTGGGTTTGGAAGAGGGACTATTTCCCAACTTCCGCAGTATTAACGACCCTCTCAGTTTAGAAGAAGAACGGCGACTTTGCTATGTAGGCATCACCCGCGCCCAGGAACAGTTATTTATTACCCACGCCAGGGAAAGGCGTTTGTGGGGGTATCGCGAACCTTGTGTTCCTTCCATGTTCCTAGGCGAATTACCACCAGACCTAGTGCAGGGATATAAACCTTTGACCCGTCGCCAAGCAGCCAAAACCACCACCAAGAATAAAAAAGCCAAGGGGACTACCAAGAAAAGTCCCCAAGAGTGGAATGTGGGCGATCGCGTTTTACACCGCAGTTTTGGTGTTGGTCAAATCACCCACATTTTCGGAGATAAGCAAGGTAAGCTATCTATAGCCGTTAAATTTCAGGGTTCTAGCCCCAAAATTCTTAATCCTAGTGTAGTACCTTTAGAGTCCCTAGATTAG
- a CDS encoding peptidylprolyl isomerase — protein sequence MTNIQPLNGQALVAMVVNGSPIVIQVDGDNAPITAGNFVELVELGVYDGVSFHRVVREPFPFVVQGGDPNSVIPGFPPNLLGTGGFIDPATGQVRNVPLEIIPEGATEPIYSQTFQQAGITVPPVLRNVQGSIAMARSGNDPDSASSQFYFNLVDSPGLDGDYAVFGMVMQGFDVIDQIQQGDRIQDAEVFAGILPTRTSNLITDVPLLNGFINTLNRASLPLSYAFPRDLDADNVIEITQEISQQNPKGVFAGGGNDLVIGSEIDDVINGNQGNDTIYGGAGNDLIWGGQGDDLLFGNDGNDIINGNRGNDTIYGGAGDDFIRGGQGDDYLSGDAGNDILIGDLGADTLVGGEGADTFVLTHADATIDQADLILDFNLAEGDRIAVVGDIDPSVLILNSVGNDTHILLPEGGIFGVVQNAQPDLVRQGLFTLSPQDLALTIG from the coding sequence ATGACAAACATTCAACCCTTAAATGGTCAAGCATTAGTAGCAATGGTGGTTAATGGATCACCAATTGTTATCCAAGTTGATGGTGATAATGCACCCATCACCGCCGGAAACTTTGTAGAATTAGTTGAACTTGGCGTTTATGATGGTGTATCCTTCCATCGGGTAGTGCGTGAACCATTCCCCTTTGTTGTACAAGGAGGCGACCCTAACAGCGTTATTCCAGGTTTTCCCCCTAACTTATTAGGAACTGGTGGATTTATTGACCCAGCTACAGGACAAGTCCGCAATGTTCCCCTGGAAATTATACCAGAAGGTGCTACCGAACCTATCTACAGCCAAACCTTTCAACAAGCCGGAATTACAGTTCCTCCCGTATTAAGAAATGTCCAGGGTTCGATCGCTATGGCGCGGTCAGGTAATGACCCGGACTCAGCCTCTTCTCAATTTTACTTTAACTTAGTTGACTCTCCCGGCTTAGATGGTGATTATGCCGTTTTTGGTATGGTAATGCAAGGGTTTGATGTCATTGACCAAATTCAACAAGGCGATCGCATTCAAGACGCGGAAGTTTTTGCTGGGATTTTACCAACTCGCACCTCTAATCTAATCACTGATGTACCACTTTTAAATGGTTTCATTAACACTCTTAACCGCGCCAGCTTACCCTTATCTTATGCCTTTCCAAGGGATTTGGATGCTGATAATGTCATCGAAATTACCCAGGAAATTAGCCAACAAAACCCTAAAGGAGTTTTCGCCGGGGGTGGTAATGATTTAGTGATTGGCTCAGAAATTGATGATGTAATTAATGGCAACCAGGGTAATGATACCATCTATGGCGGCGCTGGTAATGACCTGATTTGGGGTGGTCAAGGTGATGACCTCCTCTTTGGTAATGATGGTAATGATATCATCAACGGAAATCGGGGAAATGACACTATCTATGGCGGCGCTGGTGATGACTTTATTCGCGGTGGACAGGGTGATGATTACTTGTCTGGAGATGCTGGAAATGATATTCTCATTGGTGATTTGGGTGCTGATACCCTCGTCGGTGGTGAGGGTGCTGATACTTTTGTTTTAACCCATGCTGATGCTACCATTGATCAGGCTGATCTGATTCTCGATTTTAACCTCGCTGAAGGCGATCGCATTGCGGTAGTCGGCGATATTGACCCATCAGTATTAATCCTTAATTCAGTGGGTAATGATACTCATATCCTTCTCCCAGAGGGGGGTATTTTCGGAGTCGTTCAAAATGCACAACCTGATCTAGTTAGACAAGGACTATTTACCCTCTCACCCCAAGATTTAGCCCTGACTATTGGCTAA
- a CDS encoding peroxiredoxin: protein MLRRTLISLILGIAIALFNLNLASPVLALGGQLPPLNEPAPEFTLPTNTGDGEVSLSDYEGQWVVVYFYPKDFTPGCTLEARRFQEDLPKYMARNTQILGISADDVDSHAEFCDSEGLKFPLLADVDGSVSKAYGSWLNFFSMRHSFIIDPDGILRETFVRVIPAIHSQEVLARLDEMINS, encoded by the coding sequence ATGTTACGCCGAACCTTGATCAGTCTCATTTTAGGAATTGCGATCGCCTTATTTAACCTAAACCTAGCGAGTCCGGTCTTAGCCTTGGGGGGTCAACTTCCGCCGCTAAATGAACCCGCGCCAGAATTTACGCTTCCCACGAATACGGGAGATGGGGAGGTGTCTCTATCAGACTACGAGGGTCAGTGGGTAGTAGTCTATTTCTATCCGAAAGATTTTACCCCAGGATGCACGCTAGAAGCCCGTCGCTTTCAGGAAGACTTACCGAAATATATGGCTAGAAATACCCAAATTTTAGGGATTAGTGCTGATGATGTGGACTCCCACGCGGAGTTTTGCGACTCTGAGGGGCTAAAATTTCCGCTGTTAGCTGATGTTGATGGAAGTGTCAGCAAGGCTTATGGTTCATGGTTAAATTTCTTTTCGATGCGACATTCATTTATTATTGATCCTGATGGTATTCTCCGAGAAACCTTTGTGCGTGTGATTCCAGCCATCCACAGTCAGGAGGTCTTAGCGCGTTTGGATGAAATGATCAACTCCTGA
- a CDS encoding Uma2 family endonuclease, producing MTIAPSSELGITTLPDHTQLPDSDGTFVKNFQEHPQSILLTDSILSTLDSLHPDQQYAIGQDSGIYWRLTEPLERGAECPDWFYVPNVPPTLDGRVRRSYVLWQEYIPPLIAIEFVSGDGSEERDRTPLYQISGERQKPGKFWVYEQIIRPPFYAIYEVRKASVEVYHLMENHYELVAANERGHYPIHPMGVELGIWLGQYGNLELPWLRWWDSQGNLLLTGDERAKLAEQRLEQAQLQLQQERQRAEAERQQAELELQQERQRAEADHQRAERLAEFLRAQGINPEEL from the coding sequence ATGACCATCGCCCCATCATCAGAACTGGGAATTACTACCCTTCCCGACCATACTCAACTCCCCGACTCCGATGGCACTTTCGTGAAAAACTTTCAGGAGCATCCCCAAAGTATCTTATTGACTGATTCCATTCTATCAACACTAGATAGTCTACACCCAGACCAGCAATATGCCATAGGTCAAGATTCTGGTATCTATTGGCGATTAACAGAACCCCTAGAACGGGGGGCGGAATGTCCAGACTGGTTTTATGTTCCCAACGTTCCCCCAACTCTTGATGGTAGGGTGAGACGTTCCTATGTATTATGGCAGGAATATATCCCCCCTTTAATTGCCATAGAATTTGTGTCGGGAGACGGTTCAGAAGAACGCGATCGCACTCCCTTATATCAAATTTCTGGAGAACGTCAAAAACCCGGTAAATTTTGGGTATATGAACAAATCATCCGCCCCCCTTTCTATGCTATCTATGAGGTACGGAAAGCCAGTGTAGAAGTCTATCACCTAATGGAAAATCACTATGAGTTAGTGGCCGCGAATGAAAGAGGTCACTATCCCATTCACCCCATGGGTGTAGAATTAGGCATTTGGCTCGGACAGTATGGCAACCTAGAATTGCCTTGGCTGCGCTGGTGGGATAGCCAGGGTAATTTGTTATTAACCGGGGATGAACGAGCAAAACTGGCGGAACAACGACTTGAACAAGCTCAGTTGCAATTACAGCAGGAACGCCAACGGGCGGAAGCTGAACGCCAACAAGCTGAACTAGAGTTACAGCAGGAACGCCAACGGGCGGAAGCTGACCACCAACGGGCGGAACGACTAGCGGAGTTTTTGCGCGCCCAGGGAATTAACCCCGAAGAACTTTAA
- a CDS encoding ABC transporter ATP-binding protein has translation MIEVENLCKIYGTTPAIEDVSFSVKAGEILGFLGPNGAGKTTTLRILSGYLPATNGTARIAGYEVHEQSMAVRERIGYLPETPPLYPDMTVEGFLHFVARIKRVAAGDRPLRVQAAMERCGILDRRQSLIRKLSKGYRQRVGIAQAIVHDPPVIVLDEPTVGLDPRQIIEVRNLIKSLAGDHTIILSTHILPEVSMTCSQVVIINKGQIVATGTPDNLMEKLTAGAGYEIEVEGEIEEETLNSLLAVPGVKIVDLLTTSPTEPRQRLQVVCENNREPGPELIAACVTEGIKVYEMRRTRASLEDVFLTLTAQEEATIARSPSEDKPDSQDIAKDQLEEDQLEEDTEETVEN, from the coding sequence ATGATTGAAGTTGAGAATCTGTGCAAAATTTATGGCACAACCCCAGCCATTGAGGATGTATCCTTTTCTGTGAAAGCGGGGGAAATCTTAGGGTTTTTGGGACCCAATGGCGCAGGAAAGACTACCACCCTGCGTATTTTATCAGGCTATTTACCAGCCACAAATGGAACAGCTAGAATTGCTGGGTATGAAGTCCACGAACAATCAATGGCGGTGCGGGAGAGAATTGGCTACCTGCCGGAAACACCCCCATTATACCCTGATATGACGGTTGAGGGTTTTCTGCATTTTGTGGCGCGAATTAAACGGGTGGCGGCGGGCGATCGCCCTTTACGAGTACAAGCGGCTATGGAACGCTGCGGTATATTGGATCGCCGCCAGAGTCTCATTCGTAAACTATCTAAAGGCTATCGTCAGCGGGTGGGAATAGCCCAGGCGATCGTGCATGACCCACCTGTGATAGTGTTAGATGAGCCGACAGTGGGGTTAGATCCGCGCCAAATTATTGAAGTGCGGAATTTAATCAAGAGTCTAGCCGGAGACCATACGATTATCCTGTCTACCCATATTTTACCTGAAGTTAGCATGACCTGTAGCCAGGTGGTAATTATCAATAAGGGTCAAATTGTAGCGACGGGAACCCCCGATAATCTGATGGAGAAGTTGACGGCGGGTGCAGGGTATGAGATAGAAGTAGAGGGAGAAATCGAGGAGGAAACCCTAAACTCGCTGTTAGCAGTTCCTGGAGTGAAAATAGTTGACCTATTAACAACATCTCCCACGGAACCACGCCAGCGGTTACAGGTCGTTTGTGAAAATAACAGGGAACCCGGACCTGAGCTGATAGCCGCCTGTGTGACTGAGGGGATAAAAGTTTATGAAATGCGGCGCACTCGTGCTAGTTTAGAGGATGTTTTCCTAACTCTAACCGCCCAAGAAGAAGCGACGATCGCCCGATCGCCTTCTGAGGATAAACCCGATTCTCAGGACATAGCCAAAGACCAGCTAGAAGAAGACCAGCTAGAAGAAGACACAGAAGAAACAGTTGAGAATTAA
- a CDS encoding ABC transporter permease encodes MLVVFSNIIAIYRKELQGYFASPLAYAIAGIFWLLTGYFFIAILLGPEGLIQQVALRDQMGLTEPPIDLSFEFLQVFLRLMGTISLFVLPMLSMGLYAEERKRGTLELLATSPITNWGVATGKLLGVLTFYSTMILPLFVLQAIALSVSSPPMSPGIMIVSHLGLISLAAGVLSLGMFISSLTDSTLLSAIGTFALVLFLWVVDIIGQAVGGPLGDALTHLSLISNYTNLVQGVIEIRSLVLFGSYVVLGVFLTAQSIDAFRFQRS; translated from the coding sequence ATGCTAGTCGTTTTTAGTAATATCATCGCCATATATCGCAAAGAACTCCAGGGGTATTTTGCCTCTCCGTTGGCTTATGCGATCGCCGGAATTTTTTGGCTACTAACGGGATACTTTTTTATAGCTATTCTGTTAGGGCCAGAGGGACTGATTCAACAAGTAGCTTTGAGAGATCAAATGGGTTTAACGGAACCCCCCATTGATTTATCATTTGAGTTTCTGCAAGTATTTCTGAGGCTTATGGGAACCATATCTCTGTTTGTGCTGCCCATGTTATCAATGGGATTATATGCAGAAGAACGCAAACGAGGAACCCTAGAACTGTTGGCGACTTCTCCAATTACTAACTGGGGAGTAGCTACGGGAAAATTACTAGGAGTTCTCACCTTCTATAGTACCATGATTTTGCCACTGTTTGTGCTACAGGCGATCGCCCTCAGTGTGTCTAGCCCTCCCATGTCTCCAGGAATTATGATAGTATCTCATCTGGGGTTAATTTCACTGGCTGCTGGTGTGTTATCCCTGGGAATGTTTATTTCTTCCCTAACAGATAGCACCTTACTTTCGGCGATCGGTACTTTTGCCTTGGTGCTATTTTTATGGGTTGTGGATATCATTGGTCAAGCGGTAGGAGGACCCCTAGGAGATGCCCTCACCCATTTATCATTAATCTCTAATTATACTAATTTAGTACAAGGGGTTATTGAGATTAGGAGTTTGGTCTTGTTTGGCAGTTATGTAGTGTTAGGGGTGTTTCTCACCGCCCAGTCTATTGATGCGTTTCGCTTCCAGCGTTCGTAA
- a CDS encoding GldG family protein has product MKKNRIIWQLFKYSFWLGPMIAIAGLSAGFVSGIWQPVPLALIIAGVVIIGVWLVLKGDLETDPQQKRLGNRRSTQAGTNALLATVSVMVILTSINIIAVRNPVRIDLTENQQFTLAPQTQTILTNLPEPLKVWVFDPTQNPQTQSLLDRYREKNPALFSYEFIDPQMQPGIAQELGVRNFGEIHLEAGNRRQLIRREGRQPLTEVTLTNSIEQIFSDRTSQIYFLQGHGQRPLQAGQGGFQQAVDSLKERNFIVEPLLLAGATGIPENADVIVVAGPQQRLFEGEVNALIDFLDNGGGLLLMLDPKTDPGLDDLLDKWGVKLDDRIAIDATGSGRLVGLGPTVPIVREYGDHPITRDFGNNISLFPSARPVETRPVDGITETPIIWTDRQSWAESNLVEGRLEFNPETDREGPLSLGVALTRVLNQQETPTGETTEAEETTETPTPETTDTAETTETEETSETPTPETTDTAETIEAEETTETPTPETTDTAETTETEETTETPTPETTDTAETTETEETSAIRQEARLVVLGNSQFATDGWLEQQLNRDIFVNTIVWLSQPDQEVLSIGVKPVTSRRILMTPPLGRLLSWMALVIFPLIGFAVSAFLWWRRR; this is encoded by the coding sequence ATGAAAAAAAATCGAATTATTTGGCAACTCTTTAAATACTCATTTTGGCTAGGTCCCATGATTGCGATCGCTGGTTTATCAGCGGGTTTCGTATCAGGAATTTGGCAACCAGTTCCCCTAGCATTAATCATCGCTGGGGTGGTAATTATCGGGGTGTGGTTAGTATTAAAAGGTGATTTGGAAACTGACCCGCAACAAAAACGACTAGGTAATCGTCGGTCTACTCAAGCCGGGACTAACGCCCTATTGGCAACAGTTTCCGTGATGGTAATTCTCACCTCTATTAATATTATTGCAGTGCGGAACCCAGTTCGCATTGACTTAACCGAAAACCAACAATTTACCCTCGCCCCCCAAACCCAAACTATACTGACCAACCTCCCTGAACCTTTAAAGGTTTGGGTATTTGACCCGACCCAAAATCCTCAAACTCAATCATTATTAGACCGCTACCGAGAAAAAAACCCAGCCTTATTTAGTTACGAGTTTATTGATCCACAAATGCAGCCGGGTATAGCCCAAGAATTGGGGGTGAGAAATTTTGGTGAAATTCATCTGGAAGCAGGAAACCGTCGCCAACTTATTCGCCGGGAAGGAAGACAACCACTAACGGAAGTTACATTAACTAATAGTATTGAACAAATTTTTAGCGATCGCACTTCCCAAATTTATTTCCTCCAAGGTCACGGACAAAGACCACTTCAAGCCGGACAAGGAGGCTTTCAACAGGCTGTTGATAGTTTAAAAGAAAGAAACTTTATTGTTGAACCTCTGCTACTAGCAGGAGCTACAGGAATTCCTGAAAATGCAGATGTGATTGTCGTAGCAGGTCCCCAACAAAGGCTATTTGAAGGGGAAGTTAACGCCTTAATTGATTTCCTTGACAATGGCGGCGGTTTACTGTTAATGCTAGACCCGAAAACTGACCCAGGGCTAGATGATTTATTGGATAAATGGGGAGTAAAATTAGACGATCGCATTGCTATTGACGCAACAGGTAGCGGTCGATTAGTGGGTTTGGGTCCCACGGTTCCCATTGTCCGCGAATATGGCGATCATCCTATTACTAGAGATTTTGGTAATAATATATCTCTGTTTCCGTCAGCGCGTCCTGTGGAAACTCGCCCCGTAGACGGAATTACTGAAACTCCCATAATTTGGACAGATAGACAAAGTTGGGCGGAAAGTAATTTAGTAGAGGGAAGATTAGAATTTAACCCGGAAACCGATCGCGAAGGCCCTCTATCTTTGGGGGTCGCTTTAACCAGAGTTTTGAACCAGCAAGAAACTCCCACGGGGGAAACTACCGAAGCAGAAGAAACCACAGAAACTCCCACCCCGGAAACTACAGACACGGCGGAAACTACCGAAACTGAGGAAACCTCAGAAACTCCCACCCCAGAAACTACAGACACGGCGGAAACTATCGAAGCAGAAGAAACCACAGAAACTCCCACCCCAGAAACTACAGACACGGCGGAAACTACCGAAACTGAGGAAACCACAGAAACTCCCACCCCGGAAACTACAGACACGGCGGAAACTACCGAAACTGAGGAAACCTCAGCAATTCGTCAAGAAGCCAGACTGGTAGTATTAGGAAACTCTCAATTTGCGACTGATGGCTGGCTTGAGCAACAACTCAATAGGGATATATTTGTGAATACTATTGTTTGGCTGAGTCAACCAGACCAAGAAGTGTTATCTATCGGGGTTAAACCGGTTACCAGTCGTCGGATTTTGATGACTCCCCCATTAGGTCGATTGTTAAGTTGGATGGCGTTAGTGATTTTCCCGCTAATTGGATTTGCTGTATCAGCTTTCCTCTGGTGGCGGCGACGATAA
- a CDS encoding DUF4340 domain-containing protein, with protein sequence MKLQQSTRILMIIALVLAGGVYVVEIRGKSQQQQVQARQDRIFDISQDEIQSLIIETGDRTLKIERVGEDETDAITPWKMLEPMEYPANIARVNAVLNQLVNTQRIASNPNSGISKLTISKSQLEDYGLVDPQESIQIQLRDETTHRLVLGKSDFSGDAIYAMTNPPETLPENISILVISKTARDAISHPLDEWIMARDAEDLLSPETPETPTETPTEMETEEVDTPET encoded by the coding sequence ATGAAATTGCAGCAATCAACCCGGATTTTAATGATTATTGCTTTGGTATTAGCGGGTGGTGTTTATGTGGTGGAAATTCGCGGAAAGTCTCAACAGCAACAAGTCCAAGCTAGACAAGATCGGATTTTTGATATTTCTCAAGATGAGATCCAATCTCTGATTATAGAAACAGGCGATCGCACTTTAAAAATTGAACGGGTTGGGGAAGATGAAACTGATGCAATCACCCCTTGGAAAATGCTTGAACCTATGGAATATCCCGCTAATATTGCTAGGGTGAATGCCGTTTTAAATCAACTGGTAAATACCCAGAGGATTGCATCGAATCCTAACTCCGGTATTAGTAAATTAACCATTTCTAAATCACAATTAGAGGATTATGGATTGGTTGATCCTCAAGAGTCGATCCAAATTCAACTACGAGATGAAACTACTCATCGCCTGGTTTTGGGTAAGTCGGATTTTAGTGGTGATGCAATTTATGCAATGACCAATCCTCCCGAAACTTTACCCGAAAATATCTCGATTTTAGTGATTTCTAAGACCGCGCGAGATGCTATTAGTCACCCCCTAGATGAGTGGATTATGGCTAGAGATGCGGAAGATTTATTATCCCCAGAAACTCCAGAAACTCCCACCGAAACTCCCACCGAAATGGAGACAGAAGAAGTTGACACTCCAGAAACATAA